The nucleotide sequence ACACTGTTCTATGTCCTGCCTTCATGACCTGGTCATTAAGAGTACAAATGCAGAATGAAGATGGAGCCAAACAAAATTCTAAAGTGCCACTTTACTACAGTCAGTGCTGTCGTGAAACCATCTCTTTGTAGTGTGTTCCAACTTATGTAAAGAGATTTACAATCTTTATATTCTAAAAAACATTCTTacaaatcaaattttaaaatgtgCATTCTGTTGATATTCTACCTTGTACATGACATTATATTGTGAGTCATTAGCAGATctgctgtggcattgctcatgataaGTCAAAGACTATCTGGTTTTATAAGAACAGGATCATTGCAGCATGTAGCCCACGATAGTTTGCTGCTGAAGTGGAGCTGTGTCCCCCCTTTTAGAccacaatcatagaatggttacagcacggaaggaggccattcgacccatctttgcaagaacaatccagctggtcccactcccctaatTGTTGTAAATAAGCAtttcctgaggtcaattagaacATAATTGTTCTCTAGATTGGCAGGTGCTGGTAAATCCCTGGCTCCTCCCCACACTCAGGAAAAATAGCAGCTGTTTATCTCTTTTTAgtacttttattttttaaaagattgttttgcatctgtaacaaagtgtgacagaTGCAAAACATGTCtgctagcagatctcccatggcattactcAGGTCTGGAGCACAGTTGTGATGTTAACTGCTTACCTGATCTGTGTTTTGGAGACTTCTAGATAGGCAGATTCTGGTAATTGCAGCTACTTACAAATTGCTGACACCAATCAGGATAGTTGTAACcacttgtaaatttcaggctgcaaGCAATGActggtttcttttttttttacataacagGCATACACAGGACACAACTATTTTTATATGTTCACAAAATGTGTACCATGGCGCAAAGATATCAAACACAAATATTTAATGACCATAGCAGTGTTGTCATTCAAATTTTAGTAAATCATAATGGTGAATGTGCAACATTTTTCATACTATGTCCATTTGAAttgtgtaaatcatccagcagTGTAACTATAGATTTTGTCCTTCCAAACTCAGGTTGTATCTAGAAAGAGCATTTTGAGTTATATAACACTGGGATGAAGTGCTACTGGTTACAATTTTGTCGCTGCTTGTCATGGGAGAAATTTTTGGTGACAATTTAAGAATAACACACAAGAAATATACtgcacatcattaaaaaaaatattggcttGAGTATGATTTCATTCCCTATAGCGTACCAAAATGTTAAGTATGCCTAGTGACAATACCGCATAGTATCTCACAGCATGCCAGTTAAGATCCTCTATTTACATTGTATTCCTAATGGAATTGGTATTTGAAGTGTAACATTTGATGATTTATGTGTGTGTTTTTGCTGCAGCATTCACATGAAGCAATGCCTGCACTGGACAAAATAGTTTCCAGTCCAAGTAACCATCCctcaaaaaaacaaaaatgtgaAAGAGTAGACGTGCAGGCAGAGGAGGAAACTGGTGCTGCTGAGCATGATCTGGAAGATACTGCAATCATCCTtccacacaaaccatcacacaaacCATCAGAACAAAATGAGAAGCCAGTTATTCATGAGGTATGCACAGAAGTGAACCCAGAAGGTCAGGAAAAGGAGACACCCTCCACAACCAGCTtggagtggagagagacagaaaaacaagGAGAGCATGCAGCTGAAACTGAAGAACTGGTCAATAAGAATGGTCCTTCAGCAGAAACATCTAATAAGAAAGTGTCAGAAGTCATTGATAAGGGtatgttggaaaacaaggaagacattgaaaaaacagaaaaaagtgTAGATAATATATCAGAAGTGGGAGATAGTATGGAGATTGATCATCCGCCAGGCACCTCATTCAAAGTGGATAACAGCATTTTTCTGGACGAGGACAGCAATCAGCCAATGCCTGTTGGCAAGTTCTTCGGGAATGTAGAGATTATGCAAGTAAGTGCTATAAATAATTATTATTATTCCTCATTcattcagcttccatatgtaaaGAGTAGGATGTCATTCAAATGGGGAGTAAAAAACACTGGAGAATTTCCCCtttcaagaaaaaaaatgcagTACAGAAGAAGCTTTATTGGTCAAATGGTCTTCCTGCGCTCTGCCTGTACATGGAGCCTTGCTCTGGatgtaactctgtttctttttttcttgTCCCATTATTGGCAGAAGTTTGTTCTATTAGAGCATGAGGGAAAGCTTGTTTTATATAATTTCATCAGCTCTGTGAAAGATTTCTAAATGCTTAAATTTGTGAATTTTGAGTTTCAGTTATCAATTTTTGAAGTCATCACCATTGACTTTGCTCTTGGAATGTGTTGTCATTTTCACATTCCAAGTTAGTCAATGGAGGCTTATGCCACTGCTGTCACTTCAGTTTATGCTAAAACTCAGTTTCAAGATCTTAGCACGGAATATTCCCAGTGGCTGATTCCCACCAGTAGTGTTTGCCTTGTGTAATGTTGCACGATTTGCTAAAATGTACAGCTAGTGGCATTCTTAGCAAGATCTATTATTGACATCAAATTCTCTGTAAGGAGTCTTTCAGATTAGAGTGTCTTTACTTGATGCATAAAAGAAAGACACTCTGATTTCCAGCATAAGCTCCAGATTGGAAAGAGAATCAGGCACAGAAAAAAGTGGCCCCAAGAACAATCCAAAAAGAACTGAATTAATTAGTTGATTTGCATTTCACATTAACTTAAAAAGCAGGAGATAAAGTATTGGAATCCTTACAGACTCAGATAACCCCCTTCACTTTAAGTCCAGGTTCTTTATTTGCTTTAAACCAATTTACACCAAAGCAAAGTTACTAAGGGGCTCATAATGAATGCTCATAATAGCATAATGAATGTTTCAGGATCTTCCGCAGTCAGTACCACTCCTGGATTCTGTCACCAGGCGAGAATATAGGAGGCGGCACTTCATTGCAAAAGATGAAGAGGATGAAGAACTGGAGGACAGTGCAGTTGATGAGACAGCAGGAGAGCCAAGAGTCATGCCTCCTTCAGAAAATGAGGTATGACACTACTGCTGTGTACTTATTgctgctgagttttttttta is from Heptranchias perlo isolate sHepPer1 chromosome 32, sHepPer1.hap1, whole genome shotgun sequence and encodes:
- the c32h1orf174 gene encoding UPF0688 protein C1orf174 homolog isoform X1, which codes for MKTKQVGIRRSARLKNKELRSAASNTSKQDAKDNSSMQKTLMHSHEAMPALDKIVSSPSNHPSKKQKCERVDVQAEEETGAAEHDLEDTAIILPHKPSHKPSEQNEKPVIHEVCTEVNPEGQEKETPSTTSLEWRETEKQGEHAAETEELVNKNGPSAETSNKKVSEVIDKGMLENKEDIEKTEKSVDNISEVGDSMEIDHPPGTSFKVDNSIFLDEDSNQPMPVGKFFGNVEIMQDLPQSVPLLDSVTRREYRRRHFIAKDEEDEELEDSAVDETAGEPRVMPPSENEVPVGTETKVNSFLQNTPDMVEKCL
- the c32h1orf174 gene encoding UPF0688 protein C1orf174 homolog isoform X2, whose amino-acid sequence is MPALDKIVSSPSNHPSKKQKCERVDVQAEEETGAAEHDLEDTAIILPHKPSHKPSEQNEKPVIHEVCTEVNPEGQEKETPSTTSLEWRETEKQGEHAAETEELVNKNGPSAETSNKKVSEVIDKGMLENKEDIEKTEKSVDNISEVGDSMEIDHPPGTSFKVDNSIFLDEDSNQPMPVGKFFGNVEIMQDLPQSVPLLDSVTRREYRRRHFIAKDEEDEELEDSAVDETAGEPRVMPPSENEVPVGTETKVNSFLQNTPDMVEKCL